The following proteins are co-located in the Myroides profundi genome:
- a CDS encoding rhodanese-like domain-containing protein: MTNLSQEQWWEKAQADSNAIILDVRTEEEVEEKAIPGSINIDIYKGQGFLDEIANLDKTKAYYIYCKSGGRSSQACHVMESLGFEETHNLLGGITEWEGPIK, from the coding sequence ATGACAAATTTATCACAAGAACAATGGTGGGAAAAAGCGCAAGCTGATTCTAATGCTATTATACTAGACGTACGTACAGAAGAAGAAGTAGAAGAGAAGGCTATCCCAGGTTCTATCAATATAGATATCTATAAAGGACAAGGTTTTTTAGATGAAATAGCTAATCTAGACAAAACTAAAGCTTACTATATCTATTGTAAATCAGGTGGAAGAAGTAGCCAAGCATGTCATGTAATGGAGTCTTTAGGTTTTGAAGAGACGCATAACCTTTTAGGAGGGATTACAGAATGGGAAGGTCCTATTAAATAA
- a CDS encoding diacylglycerol/lipid kinase family protein, with protein sequence MKKIFFIVNPISGKGKHNITADYIKKFFDEKAFDIHVLYSTYKRHAIELTQQALSAGADIIVACGGDGTIHEVATQVVGKDVIFGVVPVGSGNGLASNLSIPKDIEQAIIRVRDGKVMNMDVGSINGEYFFSNMGFGIDATIIDNYEKSGKRKLGAYIKAALNSAQQYKAKRMLVTYKGQTKEVNPLLLFISNSNEMGYNMSLTPKASLTDGLLDYLMVPKINLLKQLTFGLYVILKKTEKFRKTDYVQSDHITVEIIGQERNGFQMDGEYYEYDTNQFEIRVIKGGLRVLC encoded by the coding sequence ATGAAAAAAATCTTTTTTATCGTTAATCCAATTTCTGGAAAAGGAAAGCACAATATTACCGCAGATTATATTAAAAAATTCTTTGATGAAAAAGCATTTGATATACATGTACTATATTCTACTTATAAAAGACATGCTATCGAATTAACACAGCAGGCACTATCAGCAGGTGCAGATATTATCGTAGCTTGTGGAGGGGATGGGACCATTCATGAAGTAGCGACACAAGTAGTGGGCAAGGATGTTATATTCGGAGTAGTACCTGTAGGATCAGGTAATGGATTAGCTTCTAATCTATCTATTCCTAAAGATATAGAGCAGGCGATAATACGTGTACGCGATGGAAAAGTAATGAATATGGATGTTGGTAGTATTAATGGAGAATATTTCTTTAGTAATATGGGATTCGGTATAGATGCTACTATTATAGATAACTATGAGAAATCAGGTAAGCGCAAATTAGGTGCTTATATCAAAGCGGCATTAAACTCTGCTCAACAGTATAAAGCTAAGCGAATGCTAGTTACTTATAAAGGGCAAACCAAAGAAGTAAACCCGTTGCTATTATTTATCTCTAACTCTAATGAGATGGGATATAATATGTCTCTAACTCCGAAAGCAAGTCTGACAGATGGACTATTAGATTATCTAATGGTGCCAAAAATTAATTTATTGAAACAATTAACTTTTGGACTCTATGTGATCTTAAAGAAAACAGAGAAATTCAGAAAGACAGATTATGTTCAGTCAGATCATATTACAGTAGAGATCATAGGACAAGAAAGAAATGGTTTTCA
- a CDS encoding threonine aldolase family protein has protein sequence MYSFKNDYAEGMHPNILNRIIETNLIQQAGYGDDEYTLRAKELIQAKIENPQAQIYFVSGGTQANLLVISSILRTHQAVIAPQTGHIFANETGAIEATGHKVIPVATTNGKLTAQDIERMAGEYGLRPHVVEPKMVYISNSTELGTIYTKEELTAISSTCKQLGLYLFIDGARLGHALTADNNDLTLKDIADLTDVFYIGATKNGGLLGEAIVFNNTELATYFDYNLKQKGALLAKGRLLGLQFETLFTDNLYFDLASHANRMATKLTEAFKAKGYHFLGDSTTNQLFPILPLALIEELNKDYDFYIWKAIDQEYAAIRLITSWATDEEMVNQFIEKIK, from the coding sequence ATGTACAGTTTTAAAAATGATTATGCAGAAGGCATGCATCCTAATATACTAAATAGAATAATAGAAACTAATCTAATCCAACAAGCTGGATATGGTGATGATGAATATACGCTAAGAGCAAAAGAACTAATCCAAGCTAAAATAGAGAATCCTCAAGCACAGATCTACTTCGTATCTGGAGGAACTCAAGCTAACTTATTAGTTATTTCTTCTATCCTACGTACACATCAGGCAGTTATTGCGCCTCAGACAGGGCATATCTTTGCAAATGAGACAGGAGCCATAGAAGCGACAGGGCATAAAGTAATCCCTGTAGCGACTACTAATGGTAAACTAACCGCTCAAGATATAGAACGTATGGCAGGTGAATATGGATTAAGACCTCATGTAGTAGAGCCTAAAATGGTGTATATTTCTAACTCTACAGAGCTGGGGACTATCTATACTAAGGAAGAACTAACAGCCATCTCTTCTACTTGTAAGCAGTTAGGGTTATACCTTTTTATAGATGGAGCTAGATTAGGACACGCATTGACAGCTGATAATAACGACCTTACCTTAAAAGATATTGCTGATTTAACTGATGTATTCTATATAGGAGCAACTAAAAATGGTGGATTATTAGGTGAGGCTATTGTGTTTAATAATACTGAATTAGCTACTTATTTTGATTATAATTTAAAGCAGAAAGGTGCTTTACTAGCCAAGGGAAGATTATTAGGATTACAATTTGAAACTTTGTTTACAGATAATCTCTATTTTGACTTAGCCAGTCATGCCAATAGAATGGCTACAAAACTAACAGAAGCATTTAAAGCAAAAGGATATCATTTCTTAGGAGATTCTACTACGAATCAGTTATTTCCTATTCTTCCTTTAGCACTGATAGAAGAGCTGAATAAAGATTATGACTTCTATATTTGGAAAGCAATAGATCAAGAATATGCTGCTATTAGACTGATTACGTCATGGGCTACTGATGAAGAGATGGTCAATCAATTTATAGAGAAGATAAAATAA
- a CDS encoding thiamine diphosphokinase — translation MSSHHIVRDDQEPALIIANGAACSQELMGQLLEWSPLVVVLDSAIERVIDLGVKVDVLLGDFDRDFDADAYREKQYPIEIVHIADQNSTDLEKAFDYLIKRGIPAANVIWATGKRADHTITNITNICKYKDRLKITMYDDYSRIYPLPNHFKKWYEKDTIISLIPVGEVTNITTTNLLYPLNNESLLLGERTGSSNTVAEDGLVTIDYLKGNLLMMECHD, via the coding sequence ATGTCTTCACATCACATTGTCAGAGATGACCAAGAACCTGCTTTAATCATTGCTAATGGTGCTGCCTGTAGTCAAGAACTTATGGGACAATTACTTGAATGGTCTCCCCTAGTTGTTGTACTTGACTCAGCTATCGAGAGGGTTATAGATTTAGGTGTGAAAGTGGATGTACTACTTGGTGATTTTGATAGGGACTTCGATGCAGATGCTTATAGAGAAAAGCAGTATCCTATAGAGATTGTACATATCGCTGATCAGAACTCAACTGACTTAGAAAAGGCATTTGACTACCTTATAAAACGTGGTATACCTGCTGCCAATGTAATCTGGGCTACTGGTAAACGTGCAGATCACACTATCACCAATATTACGAATATCTGTAAATATAAAGATAGACTGAAGATAACGATGTATGATGACTACTCACGTATCTACCCTCTACCTAATCACTTCAAAAAGTGGTACGAAAAGGATACAATTATCTCTCTTATCCCTGTAGGTGAAGTGACTAATATTACAACAACGAATCTCCTCTACCCTCTAAATAATGAATCTCTCCTACTAGGTGAGCGCACAGGAAGTAGCAATACAGTAGCTGAAGATGGACTAGTGACAATAGATTATCTAAAAGGGAATCTATTGATGATGGAATGTCATGATTAG
- a CDS encoding helix-turn-helix domain-containing protein has protein sequence MDYLKEGEHFGEKKQQLVVKDVILSKANASPTDHIPWHYHKHAYFLYNINGYLNEVTKKGTLELQPNTLLYHHSQEPHYNKDIQKEFDFLHVELPSAWFLKYDLSPSLIEGDLLLKDPSLQTLFHKIHIESQLADQATNLAIDGLLLQTFGQITRLQAQDLDTHKPLWVNKLIELVNEERWEVLSLNYLATELELHPVYLSRKFPIYFKMSFGEYLREQKLKKAIDLLLYHPISQAEVAYQCGFSDESHFIRIFKLKYGVTPAVFKNQHRG, from the coding sequence ATGGACTATTTAAAAGAAGGAGAACACTTTGGAGAAAAGAAACAACAACTTGTTGTGAAAGATGTTATTCTAAGCAAGGCAAATGCCTCTCCTACTGATCATATTCCATGGCATTATCACAAGCATGCTTATTTCTTATACAATATAAATGGCTACTTAAATGAGGTAACTAAAAAGGGAACTTTAGAGTTACAACCCAACACCTTATTATACCACCATAGTCAAGAACCTCATTACAATAAAGATATCCAGAAAGAGTTTGATTTCTTACATGTAGAATTACCTTCAGCTTGGTTTTTAAAATACGATTTGTCTCCTAGTCTTATAGAAGGAGACTTACTCTTAAAAGATCCTAGTCTTCAAACGCTATTTCATAAAATACATATAGAATCTCAATTAGCTGATCAGGCTACTAATCTTGCTATAGATGGTTTATTATTACAGACTTTTGGGCAGATTACACGTCTTCAAGCTCAGGATTTAGATACTCATAAACCGCTATGGGTAAATAAATTGATAGAACTAGTCAATGAAGAGCGATGGGAGGTACTAAGTTTAAATTACCTCGCTACTGAATTAGAATTACACCCTGTTTATTTATCGAGGAAGTTTCCTATTTATTTTAAAATGAGTTTTGGGGAATATTTAAGAGAGCAAAAACTAAAAAAAGCAATTGATTTATTGTTATACCACCCTATTAGTCAAGCTGAAGTCGCTTATCAATGTGGCTTCTCTGATGAGAGTCATTTTATACGCATCTTTAAATTAAAATATGGTGTGACTCCTGCTGTGTTTAAAAATCAACACAGAGGTTAA